In Curtobacterium sp. MCPF17_002, one genomic interval encodes:
- a CDS encoding glycosyltransferase 87 family protein, protein MQWTERWTERRSRWLEVIGFVVAFLAVHALLWYLTTISANLPLGDVTITYKRWIETGRTDRFWVGIDADWVYPILAIVPMAAAAIGGVGSIGTGWLLLMIVLDAVACGFLWRFRGLGVRVVWWWLAFLLALGPIGLGRIDTVATVLALVGVAFVATRPAVASALFTAGAWTKVWPAALVGVLLLLRRGHRRGVFAGALVVTALIVLVDVLYGGAAHLFSFVGQQTGRALQIEAPVATPFMWAAAAGVPGAAVYYNQQILTFEVSGAGTHAAAAVSMPLMAVVVVAGVLLALWAVRRGAHRTEAAPLLALLFVAALVATNKVGSPQYIGWFAVPIVWGLVAGRPSARRFLPIAVAALPMALLTQVIYPGFYDQVLTVQPWVLVVLTIRNALEVGVLVWSVVALVRLGVGPGARSRAAAHAGSAGTAGSAGTAGTGAESAVPAPPARGRMEP, encoded by the coding sequence GTGCAGTGGACGGAGCGGTGGACGGAGCGGCGGTCGCGATGGCTCGAGGTCATCGGCTTCGTCGTGGCGTTCCTCGCCGTGCACGCGCTGCTCTGGTACCTGACGACGATCTCCGCGAACCTGCCGCTCGGCGACGTCACGATCACGTACAAGCGGTGGATCGAGACCGGCCGCACCGACCGGTTCTGGGTCGGGATCGACGCCGACTGGGTGTACCCGATCCTCGCGATCGTGCCCATGGCGGCCGCGGCCATCGGCGGCGTCGGGTCGATCGGCACCGGGTGGCTCCTGCTCATGATCGTGCTCGACGCCGTCGCATGCGGGTTCCTCTGGCGCTTCCGCGGGCTCGGCGTGCGTGTCGTGTGGTGGTGGCTCGCGTTCCTCCTCGCCCTCGGGCCGATCGGGCTCGGGCGGATCGACACCGTCGCCACCGTGCTCGCCCTCGTCGGCGTGGCGTTCGTCGCCACCCGGCCGGCCGTGGCCTCCGCGCTGTTCACCGCGGGCGCCTGGACGAAGGTGTGGCCCGCGGCGCTCGTCGGCGTGCTCCTCCTGCTCCGCCGCGGACACCGCCGGGGAGTGTTCGCCGGTGCGCTCGTGGTCACGGCGCTCATCGTCCTCGTCGACGTCCTCTACGGGGGAGCGGCGCACCTGTTCTCCTTCGTCGGCCAGCAGACCGGCCGCGCGCTGCAGATCGAGGCACCGGTCGCGACGCCCTTCATGTGGGCCGCGGCCGCCGGCGTCCCGGGAGCGGCGGTCTACTACAACCAGCAGATCCTGACCTTCGAGGTGTCCGGTGCCGGTACCCACGCGGCGGCCGCGGTGTCCATGCCGCTGATGGCCGTCGTGGTCGTGGCCGGGGTGCTCCTGGCGCTGTGGGCGGTCCGCCGTGGCGCCCACCGCACCGAGGCCGCGCCGCTCCTCGCCCTGCTGTTCGTCGCCGCGCTCGTCGCCACGAACAAGGTCGGGTCGCCGCAGTACATCGGGTGGTTCGCCGTGCCGATCGTGTGGGGGCTCGTGGCCGGACGGCCGAGCGCCAGGCGCTTCCTGCCGATCGCCGTGGCCGCGCTGCCGATGGCGCTGCTGACGCAGGTCATCTACCCGGGGTTCTACGACCAGGTGCTCACCGTGCAGCCGTGGGTGCTCGTGGTGCTGACGATCCGGAACGCGCTCGAGGTCGGGGTGCTGGTGTGGAGCGTCGTCGCGCTGGTGCGGCTCGGGGTGGGGCCGGGGGC
- a CDS encoding YceI family protein: protein MTSDTPRKRRKAVIWISVIAAVVVLGVVAAVVGTNLYTSSENAKASATPSVAASRAPSTIDDADLSGEWTVGGDSEAGYRVHEVLNGSDVTVTGRTDSVTGSATVDGTAITKATITVQVADIATDSAQRDSYFRDSAMDAAAFPTATFTLTEPIADAVPSGTGTTKVEATGNLTLHGVTKPVTATLEVGLNGDGVDISGSIPVTFSDYDVQAPSLGFVKVDDSGAVEFLVHATPAS from the coding sequence GTGACCTCCGACACCCCGCGCAAGCGCCGCAAGGCCGTCATCTGGATCTCCGTCATCGCCGCCGTCGTCGTGCTCGGCGTCGTCGCGGCGGTGGTCGGCACGAACCTCTACACGAGCAGCGAGAACGCGAAGGCGTCGGCCACGCCGTCCGTCGCCGCGAGCCGCGCACCCTCCACGATCGACGACGCCGACCTGTCCGGCGAGTGGACCGTCGGCGGGGACTCGGAGGCCGGGTACCGCGTCCACGAGGTCCTCAACGGCTCCGACGTCACGGTCACCGGACGCACCGACAGCGTCACGGGCAGCGCGACGGTCGACGGCACGGCCATCACGAAGGCCACGATCACGGTGCAGGTCGCCGACATCGCCACCGACTCGGCCCAGCGCGACTCGTACTTCCGCGACTCGGCGATGGACGCTGCGGCCTTCCCGACGGCGACGTTCACGCTCACCGAGCCCATCGCCGACGCCGTCCCGAGCGGTACCGGCACGACGAAGGTCGAGGCGACCGGCAACCTCACCCTCCACGGCGTGACGAAGCCGGTCACCGCGACGCTCGAGGTCGGCCTCAACGGCGACGGCGTCGACATCTCGGGCTCGATCCCGGTCACGTTCTCGGACTACGACGTGCAGGCCCCGAGCCTCGGCTTCGTGAAGGTCGACGACTCCGGCGCCGTCGAGTTCCTCGTGCACGCGACGCCCGCCTCGTAG
- a CDS encoding ADP/ATP-dependent (S)-NAD(P)H-hydrate dehydratase, whose amino-acid sequence MTDFVPFSPTDAAAWTTAPHGDSTKYRRGVLGVATGSDQYPGAAVMGVDAAVHTGVGMVRYVGPSRATDHVLTRRPEVVSGVGRVQAWLVGSGISAGSLAALDDVTAEGFRHASDDGVPVVVDAGAIPLVDLGPLAVLTPHAGELAGVLSESRESIEQDPGAAAVRAASQTGSVVLLKGSATHVATPDGAVRLVASSATPWLAAAGAGDVLGGVLGALVAARQGAAEASGSSLTPSDLAHLAAAAAVVHGVAARRGRGARRADVVRQGRCRSLQTRGRKVRVHGATSHRSIDECFVETCTRSGCACMDRHRTSRSTSAVSQGARA is encoded by the coding sequence GACCACCGCCCCGCACGGCGACTCCACGAAGTACCGCCGCGGGGTGCTCGGCGTCGCGACCGGCTCCGACCAGTACCCGGGCGCCGCCGTGATGGGCGTCGACGCCGCCGTGCACACCGGCGTCGGGATGGTCCGGTACGTCGGGCCGTCACGGGCGACCGACCACGTGCTCACCCGGCGGCCCGAGGTGGTCTCCGGGGTCGGGCGGGTGCAGGCCTGGCTCGTCGGGTCCGGGATCTCGGCGGGGTCGCTCGCCGCGTTGGACGACGTCACCGCGGAGGGGTTCCGGCACGCCTCCGACGACGGGGTGCCGGTGGTGGTGGACGCCGGGGCGATCCCGCTCGTCGACCTCGGGCCGCTCGCGGTGCTGACGCCGCACGCGGGGGAGCTCGCCGGCGTGTTGAGCGAGTCGCGGGAGTCCATCGAGCAGGACCCCGGCGCGGCCGCCGTGCGTGCGGCGTCGCAGACCGGGAGCGTCGTGCTCCTCAAGGGGTCGGCGACGCACGTGGCGACCCCCGACGGAGCGGTGCGGCTCGTGGCGTCGTCGGCGACGCCGTGGCTCGCGGCCGCCGGGGCCGGGGACGTCCTGGGCGGAGTGCTCGGGGCGCTCGTCGCGGCGCGGCAGGGGGCTGCAGAGGCGTCCGGTTCATCGCTGACGCCGTCCGACCTGGCGCACCTCGCTGCGGCGGCCGCGGTGGTGCACGGGGTCGCGGCGCGGCGCGGGCGCGGGGCGCGGCGTGCGGACGTCGTACGACAAGGACGGTGTCGCTCGTTGCAGACGCGGGGCCGGAAGGTGCGTGTGCATGGTGCGACCTCCCACCGGTCGATCGACGAGTGCTTCGTCGAAACATGCACGCGCAGCGGCTGCGCGTGCATGGATCGACATCGCACGAGTCGATCGACGAGTGCGGTGTCGCAGGGTGCGCGTGCATGA